In the Persephonella hydrogeniphila genome, one interval contains:
- the rlmN gene encoding 23S rRNA (adenine(2503)-C(2))-methyltransferase RlmN has protein sequence MVNLKDFNYGELERWVRKQGWKKFRAKQISKWIYGKKVSSYDEMTDLSKEIRNYLKENTELNSLSLVTYEKSAEDGSIKFLWKLKDGHTVETVFIPERNHYTLCVSTQVGCAVGCTFCFTTKDGLIRNLTTSEIVDQYIQSQRFVGVEKRISNVVFMGMGEPLANYENLKKAIQIMTDDRMLGLSNRKITVSSSGIIHQIKKMYQDKSFPQVRLAVSLNAADQETRKKIMPISETNSIEDLMKTLNSLPVKTGYRIMLEYVLIKGVNDRPEDAHRLARLIGKNKKRYKVNLIPFNPYPGSPFERPEEERVNRFHQILWQYNIGAFVRWSKGKDISAACGQLRKKEIDGKKVSFITKESLNLK, from the coding sequence ATGGTAAATCTGAAGGATTTTAATTACGGTGAGCTTGAAAGGTGGGTGAGAAAACAGGGATGGAAAAAATTCAGGGCAAAGCAGATCTCAAAATGGATTTACGGAAAAAAGGTATCTTCTTATGACGAAATGACAGATTTATCTAAAGAGATAAGAAATTACCTGAAGGAAAATACAGAACTTAACTCGCTCAGTCTTGTTACATACGAAAAATCGGCTGAAGATGGTAGTATAAAATTTCTATGGAAACTAAAAGACGGTCACACTGTGGAAACAGTTTTCATACCAGAAAGAAACCATTACACCCTATGCGTATCAACTCAGGTTGGATGTGCTGTAGGATGTACGTTCTGTTTTACTACAAAAGATGGTCTTATAAGAAATCTAACAACATCAGAGATAGTAGATCAGTATATCCAGTCCCAGAGATTTGTTGGTGTAGAAAAAAGAATATCAAATGTTGTTTTTATGGGTATGGGAGAACCTCTTGCAAACTATGAAAATCTGAAAAAAGCTATCCAGATTATGACAGATGATAGAATGTTAGGTCTTTCAAACAGGAAAATAACAGTATCATCAAGTGGTATAATTCATCAGATAAAAAAGATGTATCAAGACAAGTCATTTCCTCAAGTAAGACTTGCTGTTTCCCTGAATGCTGCAGATCAGGAAACAAGAAAGAAAATTATGCCAATCTCAGAAACAAACAGTATTGAAGATCTGATGAAAACATTAAACTCCCTTCCTGTGAAAACAGGATACAGAATAATGCTTGAGTATGTTCTGATAAAGGGTGTAAATGATAGACCTGAAGATGCCCATAGACTTGCAAGATTAATAGGTAAAAACAAAAAAAGATACAAGGTAAATCTTATACCTTTTAATCCATATCCCGGTTCTCCTTTTGAAAGACCTGAAGAGGAAAGGGTAAATAGATTTCACCAGATACTCTGGCAGTACAACATAGGTGCATTCGTAAGGTGGAGTAAAGGGAAAGATATATCAGCTGCCTGTGGCCAGCTAAGGAAAAAAGAAATTGACGGTAAGAAAGTCTCATTTATAACGAAGGAAAGCCTCAATCTGAAATAA